AACTCCTGGGTGCGGGGCTCTCGCGGGGTGCCCAGCACCTGGCTGGGTGGACCCGATTCCAGGAGGCGGCCTTGGTCGAGGAAGCAGATCTGGTCGGCGACCTCGCGGGCGAAGGTCATTTCGTGGGTGCAGATCAGCATGGTGATGCCGTCGGACTTGAGGTCCTTGAGGAGGTCGAGGACCTCGCCGACGAGCTCGGGGTCGAGGGCTGAGGTGACCTCGTCCAGGAGCATCAGCTTGGGGTTGTTGACCAGGGCGCGCGCGATGGCGGCGCGTTGCTGCTGGCCGCCGGAGAGGTTGTCCGGGCGGGCGGTGGCCTTGTCGGCCAGGCCTACCCGGTCGAGCATCTCCATCGCCCGGGCGCGCGCTGCGGGCTTGGCGACGCCGTGGACCCGGATCGGAGCGAGGGTGACGTTGTCCAGGACGGACAGGTGCGGGAACAGGTTGTAGGACTGGAAGACGATGCCGATGCCGGAGCGGATCCGGTCGGCGTCGGCGCGGGGGTCGGTGATGTCCTCGCCGTCGAGCTCGATGACGCCGTCGTCGACGGTCTCCAGGAGGTTGACGCAGCGCAGCAGCGTCGACTTGCCGGAGCCGGACGCGCCGATCAGGACGACGCACTGGCCGGCGTCGACGTCGAGGTCGAAGTCGTCGAGGACCACGTTGGTCCCGTAGGTCTTGCGGACACCGCGCAGCGACAGCAGGGTCATACCGGACCACCTCCCCCGCCGTACCAGCCTTGCCGGCGGGCGACCCAGTCGGTCAGCCGCGTGAGCGGAATGGTCAACGCGACGAACAGGATCCCGGCCACGACGTACGGCGTGAAGTTGAAGTCCTCCGCGGTCTCGAGCTGTGCGGCGCGGATCGCGTCGATGACGCCGAGGACCGCGATCAGGCCGGAGTCCTTCTGCAGCGAGACGAAGTCGTTGAGCAGCGGCGGCATGACCCGGCGAACGGCCTGCGGGAGGACGACGAAGCGCAGCGTCTGCCGGTGGGACAGCCCGAGCGATCGCGCGGCCGCGCGCTGGGACGGGTGGATCGACTCGATCCCGGCGCGGAAGACCTCGGCGACGTACGACGAGTAGGTCAGCACCAGCGCGGCACCACCCCAGATCACCGCTTCGTTCGGCAGCCCACGCAACTGCAGCGCGGGAACACCGAAGCCGAGCAGGAAGATCACCAGCAGCAACGGCAGACCACGGAACACGTCCGTGTACGCCGCCGCGAAGATCCGCAGCGGAAAGAAGATCGGGCCGCGCAGTGTCCGCATGATCGCGAGCGTCAGCCCGAGAACGACGATCAGCACGGCGCAGACCAGCATCACCCGCACGTTCAACCAGAGGCCCTGGGCAACGACCGGCAGCGCCTCCCAACCGCGCTCGACGTTGAAGAAGGTCTCCCGCACCCGCGGCCAGCCCGGCGTCGAACCGATCCCGACCGCGAGCAGCGCCACCAGGACGACGGTGCTGACGGCCGCGATCACGCCCGACCGCACGGTCCGTCGCCGCCGGTACGCCAGCCGCTCGAGCTGCAGCGCCGACGGTTGCCAGTCGCTCACAGCGCTCCCCGGACGATCGGGCCGAACCTTCGCCCGGCGAGGCGCACCGCCCGCCGAGCCGCCCGGCTGACGCCGTGTGAGGTCATCACGAGAGCTCCGGCGCGCCTTCCGCGGTCAGGTACTGCTGCTGGAGTTTGGCCAGCGTGCCGTCGGCCTTCAGCCCGTCGACGGCCTTGGAGACGCAGGCGGTCAGCGCCGAGCCCTTCTCCAGCACGAACCCGAACTGCTCGGCCTGACCACCGGCCGGGAGCTGGCCGACGATCTTGCCGTTGTCGAGCTGCGCCGCGGTCATGTAGAAGCCGGTCGGCAGATCGACCACGATGCCGTCGATCTGCTTGTTCTTCAGGGCTTGCACGGCCAGGTCGTTGGTGTCGTACACCGCGGGGGTCTGCTTGGGCTTGATCACGTCCCGCAGCGACGTGTAGCTGGTCGTGCCGACCTGGGCGCCGAGCTTGGCGTCGGCCAGCTCGGCCACCGACTTGACGTCGGCGATCTTGCTGCCGGCCGTGGTGATCACGGTCTGCCGGACGTCGTAGTACCCCGACGAGAAGTCGACCGCCTTGCGCCGGTCCTCGGAGATCGAGATCTGGTTGACGTCCAGGTCGAACTTCTTCGGCCCCGGCGCGAACGCCGCGTTGAACTGCACGGTCTGCCACTTCACCTCGGTCTCCGCGAACCCGAGGCTCTTCGCGACCGCGTAGGTCACCGCCGACTCGTACCCCTTGCCGTTGGCCGGGTCGTCGTCGGTGAACCACGGCGCGTACGCCGGCTTGTCAGTGCCGACGGTGAACGCGCCCGCGGTCTTCAGTGCGAGCTTGTCCTTGCTGCAGGCATCGGCCCCGCTCGGGCTCGGCGTACCGGACGACTCGTCCTCCGGAGCGCACGCGGACACTGCGACAACGACGAGGGTGGCCAGCACCGCCACGGCAGACCGAAGATTCATGGCAGCAGACTAGAGCCCACCGCCGACCCCGGTCGCCCGATTCCACGCTTTCGCCCGAAACAGCAGGAAGAATGCCGGTTCAGTTCGCTGCGAGGGCCGGTTCGGTTCCGGCGGTCGCCGTCGACCGAGGACCACCAGGACGGTCGCGGCGACCATGACCGTGAGAGCGGCCGACACCAGTGCGCTGATCCCGAAGCCGCTGGTGAAGGCCGAGCGGGCGGAGGCCAGGAGCGTCTCGGATTCGGCGGGTGGAAGGTGAGCCGCGGCAGCGACCGCCGCGGTCAGGTTCTCGCCGGCCGGGCCTGTGGTGTCGTGCATGTCCGCGCGGTAGGCGACCGTGATGACGCTGCCCAGGATCGCCATTCCCAGGCCGCCGCCCAGCTGCGGTGCGGTGGAGGCGATCGCCGACGCCGCACCGGCCCGGCCGGCGGGAGCGCTGCCGATCACGATGTCCGTCGCGAGCGCCATCATCGGTCCCAGACCGGCTGAGACGACGGTCATCGCCGCGACGAGCACGACCAACGGCGTCCCCGGATCGATCCCGCCGAGCGTCACGAACCCCGCGCTGGACAGCAGCAGCCCGCTGCCGATGATCCGCCCGGCGGGCACCTTCCGCGCCAGCCGGGTCGCGCCGAGCGAGCCGGCGATCACACCGAGCGCGGGCGGCGCGGTCCACAGGCCGGCGGTCAACGGATCCAGCCCGGCCACCAGCTGCAGGTACTGGGCGACGGCGTAGTTCGTCCCCCAGAGCACGAAGATCCCGAACACCAGCGTGAGCGTCGCCGTACTGAAGGCGCGGTCGGCGAAGAGCCGCAGATCGATCATCGGATCGGCCAGCCGGCGCTGACGGCGGACGAACGCCGTCGCGCACGCCAGCCCGGCCGCGATCGCTGCGAAGGCCGTCAGCTCCAGACCGGCCGCGGCTAACTGCTTGAGCCCGTAGACGATCACGAGCACGGCGGCGATCGAGAGAGCCGCGCTGCGGAGGTCGAGGCTGCGCGCGTCCGGCGCCTTGTGCTCGGGCAGTGTCAGCGGCCCGACGACCACGAGGGCCAGCATGAGCGGAATGGGCAGCAGGAACGCCGAACCCCACCAGAAATGATCGAGCAGCCAGCCCCCGAGGAGCGGGCCGATCGCCGTACCGGCGGAGATCGCGGCGACGACGATGCCGACCGCTTGGGTCCGCTGGCGCGGCTCGGTGAACAGTACGACGGTGAGCGCGAGAACCGACGGCATGAGCGTCGCTCCCGCGATGCCGAGCAGGGCCCGGACCGCGACGAGAACCTCGGGATTCGGCGCGTAGGCGGCGATCACCGACAGCACGCTGAAGCTGATCGCGCCACCGATCAGGAGGCGGCGCCGCCCGATCCGGTCGCCCAGCGCCCCCATCACCACGAGCGTGCCGGCCAGCAGGAACGCGTACCCGTCGACGATCCACAGCATCTGCGTACTGGACGCACCCAGGTCGCGCCCGATCGCCGGCAGGGCCAGATGGGTGATGGTCAGCTCGAGCGAGGCCAGCAGGGCGGGGATGACCAGGACGGCCAGGCCGACCCACTCCCGCCGTCCGGCCAGCCGGGATCCGGTGGTGTCAGTGGTCATGACGCCATCCTCAAACCTCAGGTTAACCCGAGGTCAAGCTAGGCTGGTGCGCGTGGTGGACCCGAACGCCGAGCTCACGATCGGTCAGCTGGCCAAGCGCGCCGGCGTCACCGTGACAACACTGCACTTCTACGAGGAACGCGGCCTGATCCAGAGCCGGCGGACCGCCGGCAACCAGCGCAGGTTCCCGCGGCACGCCCTGCGCAGGATCGCGTTCGTCCGGGTGGCCCAGCGCGTCGGCATCCCGCTGCGGGAGATCGGCGAGGCACTGAGCGAGCTGCCGACGGATCAGGCGCCGACCCAGGAGGACTGGGAGCAGCTCTCGACAACCTGGCAGGCCGACCTCGATCTGCGGATCAAACAGCTCGTCCGGCTCCGCGACAAGCTCACCGACTGCATCGGCTGCGGCTGTCTCTCGCTGGAGCGCTGCCTGTTGCGCAACCGCGACGACAAGCTCGGCGCGACCGGCACCGGCCCGCGTCGGCTCTGGGTGAACCCGCCGAAGGGCTGAACGCTTTCAGCCCTTCCGGTACGCCGTGGGCGTGGCCCCGGTGTGCTGGCGGAAGCGGGTCGAGAAGTACAGCGGGTTGGTGAAGCCGACCTCCGCGGCGACCGAGGAGACCGGGCGAGCAGTCAGCTCGAGCAGCCGGCGCGCGGCCTCGATCCGGCGGCGTTCGACGAACTGCTGGGGCGCGATGCCGAGCTGGGCGCGGAACAGGTGCGCGAACCGGGACGGCGACAGGTTGGCGGCGCGCGCGAGCCGGGGTACGCCGAGATCGGCCTTGAGGTCGCGGTCGATCAGCTCGATCGCGCGGAGCAGCCGGTCGTCGATCGGGGTTGCCCTCGGGTTCTGGGTGTCGGCCCAGATCAGCGCCGCCTCCAGCGCGTTGACGGCGAGCAGCTCGCCCTGGGCCAGCACGCTGGACTGGTGGCGGACGACGGCGGCAAGATGGCCGGCGATCCGGGCGGCGGCTTGCTCGCTCGGGTGCAGCTGCAGGATGCCCGGCGCGACCTCGGGCCAGTCGAGCAGCGGCGTCCAGTCGGGCTTCGGGTGGAAGTGCGCGTAGAGGAAATGCCAGTGCCGCAGCGTGGGCTCAACCCCGTAGTCGTGCAGGGTCCCGGGTTTCACCAGCGTGAGGCTCTCCGGGGCCGCCACCACGTCGGAGTACGCCGTGCCCAGGCGTCCCCGGCCGTTGAGGGTGTGAAAGAGCAGCCAGTCGGTG
The Kribbella italica DNA segment above includes these coding regions:
- a CDS encoding ABC transporter permease subunit, encoding MSDWQPSALQLERLAYRRRRTVRSGVIAAVSTVVLVALLAVGIGSTPGWPRVRETFFNVERGWEALPVVAQGLWLNVRVMLVCAVLIVVLGLTLAIMRTLRGPIFFPLRIFAAAYTDVFRGLPLLLVIFLLGFGVPALQLRGLPNEAVIWGGAALVLTYSSYVAEVFRAGIESIHPSQRAAARSLGLSHRQTLRFVVLPQAVRRVMPPLLNDFVSLQKDSGLIAVLGVIDAIRAAQLETAEDFNFTPYVVAGILFVALTIPLTRLTDWVARRQGWYGGGGGPV
- a CDS encoding amino acid ABC transporter ATP-binding protein gives rise to the protein MTLLSLRGVRKTYGTNVVLDDFDLDVDAGQCVVLIGASGSGKSTLLRCVNLLETVDDGVIELDGEDITDPRADADRIRSGIGIVFQSYNLFPHLSVLDNVTLAPIRVHGVAKPAARARAMEMLDRVGLADKATARPDNLSGGQQQRAAIARALVNNPKLMLLDEVTSALDPELVGEVLDLLKDLKSDGITMLICTHEMTFAREVADQICFLDQGRLLESGPPSQVLGTPREPRTQEFLRRITNAGRL
- a CDS encoding ABC transporter substrate-binding protein; translation: MNLRSAVAVLATLVVVAVSACAPEDESSGTPSPSGADACSKDKLALKTAGAFTVGTDKPAYAPWFTDDDPANGKGYESAVTYAVAKSLGFAETEVKWQTVQFNAAFAPGPKKFDLDVNQISISEDRRKAVDFSSGYYDVRQTVITTAGSKIADVKSVAELADAKLGAQVGTTSYTSLRDVIKPKQTPAVYDTNDLAVQALKNKQIDGIVVDLPTGFYMTAAQLDNGKIVGQLPAGGQAEQFGFVLEKGSALTACVSKAVDGLKADGTLAKLQQQYLTAEGAPELS
- a CDS encoding MFS transporter; this translates as MTTDTTGSRLAGRREWVGLAVLVIPALLASLELTITHLALPAIGRDLGASSTQMLWIVDGYAFLLAGTLVVMGALGDRIGRRRLLIGGAISFSVLSVIAAYAPNPEVLVAVRALLGIAGATLMPSVLALTVVLFTEPRQRTQAVGIVVAAISAGTAIGPLLGGWLLDHFWWGSAFLLPIPLMLALVVVGPLTLPEHKAPDARSLDLRSAALSIAAVLVIVYGLKQLAAAGLELTAFAAIAAGLACATAFVRRQRRLADPMIDLRLFADRAFSTATLTLVFGIFVLWGTNYAVAQYLQLVAGLDPLTAGLWTAPPALGVIAGSLGATRLARKVPAGRIIGSGLLLSSAGFVTLGGIDPGTPLVVLVAAMTVVSAGLGPMMALATDIVIGSAPAGRAGAASAIASTAPQLGGGLGMAILGSVITVAYRADMHDTTGPAGENLTAAVAAAAHLPPAESETLLASARSAFTSGFGISALVSAALTVMVAATVLVVLGRRRPPEPNRPSQRTEPAFFLLFRAKAWNRATGVGGGL
- a CDS encoding helix-turn-helix domain-containing protein; the encoded protein is MNLRDPARPDSFTPTVRRLMAGEFDEGPDYTTYRRRGTTDWLLFHTLNGRGRLGTAYSDVVAAPESLTLVKPGTLHDYGVEPTLRHWHFLYAHFHPKPDWTPLLDWPEVAPGILQLHPSEQAAARIAGHLAAVVRHQSSVLAQGELLAVNALEAALIWADTQNPRATPIDDRLLRAIELIDRDLKADLGVPRLARAANLSPSRFAHLFRAQLGIAPQQFVERRRIEAARRLLELTARPVSSVAAEVGFTNPLYFSTRFRQHTGATPTAYRKG
- the soxR gene encoding redox-sensitive transcriptional activator SoxR; translation: MVDPNAELTIGQLAKRAGVTVTTLHFYEERGLIQSRRTAGNQRRFPRHALRRIAFVRVAQRVGIPLREIGEALSELPTDQAPTQEDWEQLSTTWQADLDLRIKQLVRLRDKLTDCIGCGCLSLERCLLRNRDDKLGATGTGPRRLWVNPPKG